From a region of the Sander lucioperca isolate FBNREF2018 chromosome 8, SLUC_FBN_1.2, whole genome shotgun sequence genome:
- the si:dkey-91i10.3 gene encoding cytochrome P450 produces the protein MLRKSLLNIGLRVSRQQHEGIHRVTAGLNPGNHGKIHRRDVSSTPATVMGDNVKIKTMDELGGPSFMTTLNWLFLKGYFQTTQQLQIEHSKIYGPLWKSKYGPLVVVNVASAELIEQVLRQEGRLPVRSDMPHWRSYRELRNQAHGPLTEMGANWQRIRSILNPRMLKPKHVSSYANTINGVVTDFIDRVAWLRETSGQGVMVNDLTGELYKFAFEGICSVLFETRMGCMNNVVPEETQKFIFSVGEMFRLSPMIVLFPKAVWPYMPFWKQFVAAWDNLFRVAEELVKQKMEEIQGKVNLDQNVEGAYLTHLLLSDQMTVTEILGSITELLLAGVDTTSNTISWSLYLMAQEPEIQEQLYQEVISVCPGDKVPNNDDIAQMPYLKAIIRETLRLYPVVPGNARVTVENEIVVGDHLFPKNTLFHLCHYAVSYDENIFPDPHTFLPQRWLRGAEEKSKHHPFGSVPFGFGIRACLGRRVAELEMYLLLSRLIKQYEIRPDPAGTTVLPVTRTLLCPAKPINLQFLDRRVEQEQPRKAAGVSL, from the exons ATGCTCCGAAAATCTCTGCTGAACATCGGACTGCGAGTGAGCCGTCAGCAGCATGAAGGGATTCACAGAGTGACAGCGGGACTGAATCCAGGGAATCATGGGAAGATCCACCGCCGCGACGTGTCCTCCACCCCCGCCACCGTGATGGGTGACAACgtcaaaataaaaactatggaCGAATTAGGCGGACCAAGTTTCATGACTACCTTAAACTGGCtttttttaaagggatatttccaAACGACGCAACAATTACAA ATTGAGCACAGCAAGATCTACGGTCCTCTGTGGAAGTCAAAGTACGGCCCACTGGTGGTGGTGAACGTGGCCAGCGCCGAGCTGATAGAGCAGGTGCTGAGGCAGGAGGGCAGACTCCCGGTCCGGTCAGACATGCCCCACTGGAGGAGTTACAGAGAGCTCAGGAACCAGGCCCACGGACCCCTGACAGA AATGGGAGCCAACTGGCAGCGCATCCGCAGCATCCTGAATCCTCGGATGTTGAAGCCCAAACACGTCTCCTCCTATGCTAACACCATCAACGGGGTGGTGACAGACTTCATCGACAGAGTGGCCTGGCTGAGGGAAACCAGCGGCCAGGGAGTTATGGTCAATGACCTGACTGGAGAACTCTACAAATTTGCTTTTGAAG GGATCTGTTCGGTGTTGTTTGAGACCCGTATGGGCTGCATGAACAATGTGGTACCCGAGGAAACCCAGAAGTTCATCTTCTCTGTGGGGGAAATGTTTCGGCTCTCCCCTATGATCGTCCTCTTCCCCAAGGCCGTCTGGCCCTACATGCCTTTCTGGAAGCAGTTTGTGGCAGCCTGGGATAATCTCTTCAGAGTCG CTGAAGAGCTGGTGAAGCAAAAAATGGAGGAGATCCAGGGGAAGGTGAACCTGGACCAGAACGTGGAGGGGGCATACCTCACACACCTGCTGCTCAGTGATCAGATGACGGTCACTGAGATCCTGGGAAGCATCACCGAACTCCTGCTGGCAGGAGTCGACACA ACCTCCAACACTATCTCGTGGTCTCTGTATCTAATGGCTCAGGAGCCAGAGATCCAGGAACAATTATACCAGGAAGTGATAAGTGTTTGCCCTGGGGACAAGGTGCCAAACAACGATGACATTGCTCAGATGCCGTACCTGAAGGCCATCATCAGAGAGACTCTACG GCTGTATCCAGTGGTACCAGGAAACGCCCGTGTCACTGTTGAAAACGAGATTGTGGTTGGAGATCATCTCTTCCCCAAAAAC ACGCTGTTCCACCTGTGCCACTATGCTGTGTCCTATGATGAGAATATTTTCCCCGACCCCCACACCTTCCTGCCACAGCGCTGGCTTCGAGGAGCGGAGGAGAAGTCCAAGCACCACCCGTTCGGGTCAGTGCCGTTTGGTTTTGGGATCCGGGCGTGTCTGGGCAGACGGGTGGCTGAGCTGGAGATGTATCTCCTCCTATCCAGG ttgaTAAAACAATACGAGATAAGGCCGGATCCTGCTGGAACCACAGTTTTGCCGGTCACCAGAACCCTGCTTTGCCCTGCTAAACCAATCAACCTGCAATTTCTGGACAGACGAGTCGAGCAGGAGCAGCCGAGAAAAGCGGCAGGAGTTTCTCTGTGA